From the Mycobacterium sp. DL592 genome, the window ACGGCTCCGGGCGGCCCGTTTCCCGGCGCGCTGTGGCTTCAGGTCCGCGACCTCTACGCCACGCGAGACGAATTGCGAAGTCGCAGTGTGGAAATCGTCCGCGAAGCCCGGCAGGAGCCGTGGGGTCTGCACGAGATGCACGTCGTCGACCCGGACGGGGTGACGCTGATCTTCGTCCAGATTCCCGACGACCACCCGCTACGCCGGGACACCCGCGGCTAGTGCGTGGCCCCCACCAACGGCCAGCCCACTGAGGCCAACCGGGCCGCAACCTGGTTCAGCTCTTCAGGATTCGGCTCTTTTTCGATCACGTCCCGGATCGCCTGACGCAGCTGCTCGGGCGTGACGGGCGTGTCGTAGTCAGTATGCCGCAGGATCGTCGAGGCAGCCTGGACGACCTCGTCTTCGGTCAGCGACCTCTTCAGCAGGGCGAGCAGGGGGTAGTAGTCCTTTGGAGGAACTCCCTCGGGGTACCCCTTGTGCAGCCAATCGAGAACGCTCTCCAGAAAATTGGTGTGCTCTTCAGCAGTCATCGTCCGCTCACTTCTTGGGGAGCATCGGGAACAGGTCGACGCCGAAGTGATGGATGATCGTCGCCCGGGTGATCCACAGGACGGCGGTCACGATCACCAGGGAGACGAAGAGAAACAACAGAATCCCGAAGTACTTCAGCGCCGGATTGGGCTTGTGGATGACGTGGTCGGCCTCTTCGCCGCCGGCGCCGAACGAGTAGGCCAGCATCCCCGTGGCGAACAGAGCCGGCAGGCCGGCGCCGAGGACAAGTCCGACGATCAGGACTTTGATAATGGACTCGAAATACTGCATGAGGTCTGTCCTTTACTCCGGGCGACGATCAGACGGACGCTTTGGGCGAAGTCGGCTTTGCAACCTTGGTTGCCTCGCGGACCTCAGCTGGGACTACC encodes:
- a CDS encoding VOC family protein is translated as MEILASRTLFRPADYPHSVSFYRDAIGLAVAREYVGGTVFYAGQSLIELAAHGAPTAPGGPFPGALWLQVRDLYATRDELRSRSVEIVREARQEPWGLHEMHVVDPDGVTLIFVQIPDDHPLRRDTRG
- a CDS encoding DUF3349 domain-containing protein → MTAEEHTNFLESVLDWLHKGYPEGVPPKDYYPLLALLKRSLTEDEVVQAASTILRHTDYDTPVTPEQLRQAIRDVIEKEPNPEELNQVAARLASVGWPLVGATH